The genomic stretch CCAAATCTCCGATATATAAAACGTTACCGGAAATTTTCGTAAAGTGAAATTTTCGGTATGACAGATGAAGTTTTATATCTTTGCGATCCTGAACCGGCAGCTTCAGCTTCTTCTACGAATTTTTGCAGTGATCTTACACAGTACTTCGTGACAGATACGGTATGTTTATCTCATGTCATAcacaatttttgtttttgtttatatcATTTAATGAAGCTTTGTCATTCTACATTTTTGTGATTGTCAGATTTTTGAATCACGAGATAAGGTTCTAGAATGGGCATGTGCTATTGGAACAACTCATGGTGTTGCTGTTTTTACAATCCGATCCGATTTTGCTAATGGAATGTGAGGGAGgaagaataaattgattatgaGCTGTGATCGAGGAggaaattacaaaaagaaaaatgaagttgCGGCCCCTTCAGATGGCAATTATATTATGAGGCTTAGATGTCCATTTAGACTGAAATCTGTTCCGAGTGGTATCGATTGGAAGGTGATGGTTAGATTGTGGGATGCATAATCATAGACTGGATAAGAATATGTTAGGTcaacaaaatttgaaatttctggtacctGAAATTTTAAATATCCGGTATGATTATTAACTAGTGATTCATACCGGAAATATAAAATTTTCTGTCCGAAAATTTCATTTTCCGGTATGGCTCATCATGCGCAGTAATTTAGTAAATCTCGACAAATTTTCGGTACATTTGCGAAATTTCCGATACgaaccggaaatttcaaaatatttgatatttttacaTTGGTAAAATGGTCAAAACACCACCCGGGATGGCAAGttaattttccctttattttgaGTAAAAAAAACTCCTATATTTAACATTTCCCttcttaatatatttatttcCTGATTGAATATATATTTACGATGTAAATGACTTTAATTGATTATCTAAATTTGAAATaaagaaatatttgatttaccacTTATGAAAAGTGCAATACAACACGGTTCgacaactgcgatcgggagggggatgaaaCAGGACTGGcataaagcaaaaaagaaaagtgcaatacacgaaaagaaaatagataaaagGAAAGTTGCCTACTATGTTAGTTTTGaattgaattccaaccagttgtCTCTGTTCTGAAACGAAGTCAGTGTTTGTGAAACGAAGTGAAAATCGAAAAGACACAATGGAACATCCTTTAATACTTTACGTACGCGTCCctgtttcttctccttcttccgtAACCATCCTTGTTCCTTCTCCATTCCTTCAACTTCTCCGCCTGCAAGGTACGCGTGTCTTTGTTTCTTCACTCTTTCTAGTTTAACCAATTCTCAACATGTTAGAATTTGGCTAATCTATAATACTTGTGTTTGATGCAGGTTTAACTGAAAGTGAATGGATCACGCGGTTCGTCTTCTTGTTCTTATTTTGGTCTCGTTGTCATTAAGATGTGAATCATGGGGCTGGTTTTCATCATCTAAAGAGAAACACTACAGCGAGAGGTCGTATGGAAATCAAGCAAGTTTTAGAGGCTCTAGTGCTGAATTCTCAATCGAGGCTTTCAATGATCCTAAGGGAATGAAGCTAATAGAGAATGCCAAGAATAAAATGGTTGGCTCGAATACTTGTTGGCAAAATGCTTATCAACATCTTTTTGCTGGTTGTTCTGAGATTTTGGCTGTTGATGACAAAAGGTCTAGGTTAGCTTGGCATCTAAGTGATTGCTTTCAGAGGGACTCTGGTCGGGCTTCGtttcctcaatgtgactcaaaAACATCGATTGCTACATGCCTAAAGAGTTTAGATGAATTTGCTCATAGCGTTTATCTTGAATTCTATCTCGAAACCAACTCAATTTGTTACCAATTACAGTTAAGTGCAATCGTTTTTTTACAATCATTTGTCTATTCTataaatgtttttgtttttttaagtaTTATGTGTATTTTTACAGGACACATGCATTCAAGCATGAAACTGAGAGACTTGTGACCGAACTGAAAAGTTCTGCTCAGTATGTTGAGGATAAGTTAGATAGTATTGAAGAGAAATCAGAACATCTAATACAAGGCTCAAAACAGATATCTGATTCTCTTGAATATGTTAATAGTCATGCACAACTAGTTGCTCAGACGGTTAAGAATGTGGAAGGTCATATCGATGTGGTATTAAGGCATTCTGAGAGTGTTTATGAGCAAACTAAGAACATTGCAATATCACAATCGCAACTACAAGAAGGACAAGAGCAACTCGGGAGGAATTTAGAAGAAGGGGTAGCATTGCTCAAGGAGTCTTATAGTAATTTGGGCATAGAAATAGAAAAGTTAAGAGACGAAGCTATTGAAATTGAGAATGAGGTAATCAAAGTTGGAGATGCTATGTCATCAAAGATGAACACTCTGCAAAGCAAAGCGGAAGATATTGAGAATATGGCAGGGATTTCTTTAGataaacaacaacaacttttAGATGGACAATCCACAGCACTCCAAGGCCTAAATTCGTTGAATGAGGTTCAACTCAAGGCATTAGAGGAAAGCAGGTATGACTGATCAAACTTATAAATTTGTATTCATAGATTGTATTTGGCAAGATGTTAACCTTATAATTGATAAAATGTAGAAAAAGCCTACAATATTTTGCTGAATACGGACATAGGCAACAAGAAGAGCTTCTACGGAGACAGGAACAAATGCAAGGACTTCACAATCGATTAAtggaaaattcaaaaaatatattatatgctCAGGTTTGTAATTTTTTGTAGACAATTGTTTTGGGTGTTAGTTCCTTATGCACATGTATCCTTAAAGATTTTAAACAGATTCTCCATTTGTGCTATATAGGAATCTTTTGAAGAAAAGCAAGCTACCATGTTTGTTGTTTTGGATAAAATCTTTGCTTTGCAAAATGCCATGTTGCTTGAATCAAGAGTTATTAAAGCTTTCTTCATTTATGCCATTTCAATCTTTGTCATCTATATGTTGACTAGCACAAAGCAAACTTACAATGTTAGGCCATTACTTTACCTTGGTAAGTTTACCAGCaagtgtatttaatttttaaacagtAACTAATTAATCGAGTATCGACTAAGCATAACATGTTATGAATTGTTTATCTGCAGAGCTTTGTGCTGCTCTCTTTGTGGAAGTATTCATTATTCGTTTAAGTAACGATAATATGGAGCAACAAACATGGATAATAAACAAAGTCCGGTTATTTTTCATGCTATCTGCTTCAGCTCAACTTTTATATGCAATTTGCACATATAAGTAAGTgtacataaaataaaaatttgttcTGTATATGTAGAGTTTATATTTAGTAATTCTGAGAGTTGAATGTTAATTATCATGCAGGGACTATGAAAGATTGAATCATGAAATACTCCAAACACTGGTCAACAAGATTAACACCATGCAAAAAATAAAGGAGTCTTCTTGGGAGTTGGATATGGATGATGATGTGGATGATGATGTGGATGATTGGTCTCAATGGATAGATACTGATTTACCAGATGATGTGAATTGTGTTGATGATCCTGACTATATAATTCCAGAAGAAGTTGCAGAGAATTCAATGTCAACCTCTATAACTACAAAGAATTACAATCTACGCTTGCGCAATCGTTTGCATTGATTCTTCCCAACACCACAAATAAGCACACTACTATTTTTGTAGTAAATAGAACTTTGAAGACATCTATGTACAACACTTTATTTCGttaatttattttgagatttTGGATTAGATAATCGTGTATATGTAACTTAATTTGATAGTAGTTACACATTCTTGGAGTTTTAACAAAGGAAAGTTTTGAGACCAAAAAAATGAACCAAAAAAGTGTAAAGACTAAATATATATATCATCCTAAATGATTGGTGGATAAGAATAATTTCAGTaaatcaagatcaattcaaaaTTGATGACATTTATAGCTCTCTGGTATTAATATGAGCTGCAACAAAAGGTCCAATATTCCCATCCAAAACAGTATTCAAGTCTAACATCTCAACGCCAGTCTTTACATCATGTACTAACTTGTACGGATGCGATACATACCTCCGAGTTTCTTCTTCCCACAGATTCACTATTTTATCCTTCACTATACTATTTATACTATCAACTCCTTGTTCAACTGCTATCACTTCAAGTTTTGCTTTCAATCTATTTAGTGCTTTCATCTTATTTGCAAACCGGCTTCTCTCACCTTCACAGAAAAAATGTAATTCAGTAAAATCCTCTATTTCATAATTCTGATACATGCTCTTGAACATATAATTAAAGAACTAAACAAATAAGAATATGCATACCAGACGATTGGACACATATCCCAGTAGGTACATGCTGAACGCATACGGTACACTCAATTTGTTTTTTCTGTTTTCCATGAGTCGAGGGAGATGAAATAATCAAATCTGCTGAATCAATCTCAAAATCACGAGCATTCTCTAGGAACAACGGAACAACATCTACGGTTGCTGAGCTAGTCTGCAAATTTTGAATTAAGCAGGCAAACTTATTTCACTATATAAAAATAGTTTAAGAGCCAAAAAATGCTTTAAAATATTTAACACGAAAagataaaattcaaatttaagaaattagaatatttttcttcacaatatcAGTTTTTCAAAGATCAAACTCAGTATGAAAAAGAAAACATTATTCAACAGTTTCAACTAGAAAGGAAAACCAGTTCTACTGATAGGTATGAAAGGAATTGTTTGCACCTCAAACTGAGAAGATTCATTTGGAGAACCCCTTATCAAATGGTGAACTCCTTTTTCCCCCAAGAGATAGCCATAGGCACATTCGAATTCAAACTCTATAGTTGCTGAATGAATTCCTCCATTCTCGATCTGACATCTGTCAACAATCCTTCCTTCATAACCTAGTCTTTTGGCCCATCCAAAATACATTTGTAGGAGTTGTTCTGCCCAGAGCTTGATTCATACAAAAGTAGGTCAAAAACAGGATAAATTGCATATATAGTTCAAGAACAATCAAAAACATCTGTTTTCCACTTGGTATGGTCAAGTACATGGATTATAAGATGACATGGCTCGTGATAATTGCTAAGTTCAAAATCAATTGTAGAATGCACCATTATCAAGGTTAAGCTTTCATAGAATATAATAACACAAAATCTATCATACACCACCAACATGATTCACAAGTTACACATCTAACCTAATTGTAATTAAGTTAAAAGACTAGGTATGAAACCTTTGAATAGATGCCGGCAGGTCCAGCTTTTATTACCAAACATGCTCCGGCCATATCAAATGGACCCTTAAGAAGCTTGGATATCTCATACTGATCCAGAATGTTGCCCACATCTATAGAAGCATCATATGCTTGTTTATACAGCCCATAATCAATAGCATTCACCTCAGTCAACTGCTTAATCAGCTGTGCTTCCTCTACCTACTTGACATACAACAAATGATTACATTCTTTTCAAATAATACTGAGATAGTTTAATTGAAAGAGATGGGAACAGAAAATAACCTTGTATCTCAAGTCCTTTAGAGAATCAACCACTTTTGCACTGTTAGCTAACTTGACAAGAATGTCATTGGACTTAGTTGTGTCATCCCACAGATCCGAACCACGCACCATTTCTTCCTGCTTAATCCAACTAGCTTCTTCCTTTTCCAAAGCTGTTGATGCATACATCTCAGCACGAATAACTGCGTCGTCAATTTTCCTTCTCAGTGAAAATAAACctgattttatttcaattatagtCATTATTGAGGGAACAAACAAGTGAGATAAAGCAGTATGTATCCAAAAGCAAAACATTCTTCAGTAATGCTATTAGAATTTGGGTTGAACCAAAAATCAACATAACAAAACTGGGTTAGAAACAAGTGAGAAAACAATAAAAGCAAAACCAGAAGTATTTGCTCTTACACAAAAAAAGACAGCATTTTGGAACAGACCCACTTGTTTGTAGATATCCTTATTGTTGTTATTGATGGAGTGACAAGCCCTGATTTTGAAAGAACGGAGAAACAAGCCAAAATGTGGATTCTTGTTCCTAGCAAGAGAAGAATACCATTTTGAGGAACCAACATCATGAGCAGTTCTTGCACAAGCACTTTTAGATATCATAGTTGCCATAACCACAAGGCTTTGGTCTGAAGACCGAAATTTCGCTTCACTTTTTGTGTTGGCTACACCTTATCTTGAAAGGGGAAAATGTGTTAAAAAGTTCAATGCAAAGAGATAAGTGGACTACGCCGCAGCCACGACGGTTCGTACTTCCAATAGATATTTTTAATATACATAGATACTACTAAAGTTTCTTGAAAAAATATAAGCAAAAtacctttttaattttaattttattctttagtCTGATTTGATTAGAATGTATTTGAATagttttttaaagaaattattaaaaaagatacaatttgatttttgaaaattagttGTATATGGATTCAATATGATTTTTTATAAGTAAAATAGTAATTTGGAtatgtattattttaaaagtttgctttattgtttgtttgagaagtaaaaaataaaaattgttttttgaaaaaaaaaaatatgaacaatatttttaggattaaaaatatttttgtttttatctttgaagGTGTTACATGTTTTACACTGGAGAATGGAGGTGCACCCAACAAATACATGTCAATCATCCTCATCATCGATACTGCAATTTTGACAAATAATGGGATATTGGACATGGTGTTGACGGAGTCTAGAGCGAGATGGGAGGCAGCCCTTACAAATTCACCATAGCAAGTGTTTAGCTCTAGGCGGAGTTATGATATTCCAAATACTACTCTAATTCCCTTCCTCCTTCCTTTTCACCTGACTTGACATTATAAACCTCATTATGCTCCTCTCGTCATATCATAGTTTCTTCCACAACATCCTCCACCAAAGAAACCATGAGGATTTCCTTAGCCATTTGCCCTTCATGGCCACTCACACAACCTTCGCCTTTTCCTCTAATCCAAGATTCCTTCATCATCATTTCACTTCCGTTCCCAATACTCCACCTTGCTTTAAAGACTTTGGATACCAGAAAATGAGGTTTTTAATTTGTATAAGTGttcattattaatattaaagtttttaatttttgttgagcatatgttttttaatttattggaGTATTGTTTTTCTGTTTTCCATGAGTCGAGGGAGATGAAATAGTAAAATCCACTGAATCAATCTAAAAATCATGAGCATTCTCTAGGAACAGCGAAACAAAATCGACAGTTGTTGAGCTAGTCTGTAAACTCTGAATTAAGCATACAAAATTATTTCACCATATTTCCATACTAAAACTTACAAGCCTAAAAATGCTTTAAAACATTTAACATGAAAAGATAaacatttttcttcacaatatcAGTTTTCAATAgatcaaattcaacaaaaaaaacattattgATAATCTATATATagataatttatattaatattaatcttATGACCAATTctttttatgagaaaatttaGTAGAGTATTATATATTAGgcttaattatattaaaatttctataagggtccgtttggttgggagtagatggaggggaggggaggggatatttataaaaatatgtgtttggttcattttttataaggggaggggagcaaaatctcacctagactcactttttgctcccctccaaatttgagggatttggaggggagggaagtttattttttttctattgtgcAGTTGCTATTTATGTGTTGTTGCTCTCAAGtgagtttttttcctttttattttgttgaagttccctttttgatattatattatttttttacaataataCACTAACATACTTATACTTATATTAGTTCTTATATATGATAGTAATAAGGCTTTTTTTAttatacaattaataataataataataacaatatacaatatatgcaaatataatatattatgttataaataaaaattttaactctaatattatttttttaatttttttaatattctaacattattttatttatttttaattataaaaattgttttattgggttagatgaatCATAAGATCATATAATGGTTTGATTTGCGTTGAAAATAtatagttcaactaatgtgtgttgttgtttacgGTTATATTATGGTATATGAatgaacaagtttttatttggtgaaatttactcaatactattgttatttagaattatttttactaagcacaaataataatatttataaggataaaaaggtaaattgattttaaaatccctctcattcccttgtgaaccaaacatacttgtTGTTAAAAATCCCTCCACTCCTCTTCCCttatttgaaccaaacatatatttagttaaatccctcccctcccttcccctccaccCTCTCCCCTCGATTAAatttcctcccctcccctctcctcttttgaaccaaacggaccctaagtgttcattattaacattaaaatttttaatttttgttgaatatATGTAAGTGTCAATTAAAGTCTATAGGTTACATTTTGTAATAACTTCTTAAGGGGTTTCCCTTCACCTACTAAAGAGTCAATTCGACATAGTCCCTTTCACAATCCATGCTTGGTCTCATACTTAAGTTTGGTTCACACTTGAACATTTGTCGCTTATTTGTACCCCCTCCTTTAACCTACACACTTACACACTTGATTAAAATGAACAATTCTGACACTCGCATCCAAAAGAATAGGGataggttatatatatatatatatatatatatatatatatatatatatatatatatatatatatatatatatatatatatatatatatatatatatatatatatatatatatatatatatatatatatatatatatatatatatactctggGATTTAAGAGTGTCCAAGGGATAAACTCCGCCTTTCACTTGGTACTACCTTCTATGCTCCTTGAATTTAAATCCAAGGACAATCTTCCGACTTGTGGCCTAGCTCTTGGAACTGATAACATCTTATTGGTCTGGATTTGCATTCTCTAAAGTGATATTTATTGTAATTACCGTATTGAGGCTTCTGACCATGCCTTGTGTCTTAGTTTTTCTTTTCCTTAAATGAAGATTCTTTTGGTTTCAAATGTTTGTCGTATCTGTTAAAATCCTTCTGAAGCTGACTGGCTGGTTCTCTTTCGATATGAATCTTCTTCGAAATATTCTCGATAATATAACATTACCTTAACAGCTCTGCATAGATGTGTTGGTGTAAGCCCTATAGGCCAATACTTTTGCTACTTGTATCGAATtacttattaataataataaaagacatttctttattatatttgttttttcaaaataaataaagtcCCTATAATAGCTAGTCCGCTTTATGAAATGTTAAGTGTGACTTAGTCATGAGATTCTTAGCTGCAAATTCGACGCTCAATAACGAATAAGATGTCAAGAGAATAAAGGAAATATTTCATAAAAGAGGCTGATTTCGACGTAGTATTTGGAAGGTTTCGACAGAAACTTGGCGAAGAGCTGGACATATTGGCAAGGTTATGTTACGTTGGGACTTAGAAAGTTTTTGAAACGGTCCAGACTTGGAGTTCGACACGGAGAAATTCAAAATTGGCAACCAACTGTATTTTAGACTTATCAGTTCGTGAAGAAAGACGCATGGAGACTTGTGAGAGACGAAGCGCATGGAGACGAGAACATGTCATCTTTTAGAGAGAAGGCCGTTatagtcgaattagtataaataggggtcttagcAATTAGATTTCTGTGTGTTCAATATTGTATCGTACTCAAATCACTCAAAGTATCTAAGCGGGTTGAGAAACGAGTTTCTGATAATGTACATTTGAAACACCATTTTTTATTTCTAAAGCAATTTATTCGCATTCAAAGTCTTTTTCATTCTCTTTACAGTCGAATCCATTTACTTTCCAGTCAAGATAAATCTTCTTTTACCCTTTTATCTTTACAAACAAGTCTGTACATTTACTTGTATTGTCTTTTGAATTACCATTATCAAACACCTTAGTATCCAGAAAACCCCGAACAACATAAAAATTATACGCATATGtcttaggatcaatctagtcgatcctgcaaggaACCGAAGTATCGATTTCGGAAGACTAGCAGTTGTTTATCAAAATCAAGAGTAAGAAAATTGGTACGCCCAATGGAACCCTTTATGTctagttgatttttgttttttaaaaccttattttgttttagttctGCACATAACTTCCTCTCAAACTTCGTTGCATGAGATTGAGAAATGGTAGGTGTTAGTGGAAAAATCTAGTAAGGTAGGTTGATGGCGCAATTGAGAGAAAAGTCCTACAGATTAAGGGTTTGAACCCCACAAATTGGATCTAAGGGATTGTAGAAagatagaaaaagagagaaaagattcAAGTTACCAGGGAGGAAAAGTCGACACAACCTGGACAACGCGTCGACCCTTGTTCTGTCGACCATTTGGAAGGTTAAGACTTAGAAGAATTGGTGATTGAGTTTGTGCTAGGGGattgtagcggggaaattctgagatcaaagccatggaattgactcgactcaatatttcgtttga from Vicia villosa cultivar HV-30 ecotype Madison, WI linkage group LG4, Vvil1.0, whole genome shotgun sequence encodes the following:
- the LOC131595616 gene encoding peptide chain release factor PrfB3, chloroplastic-like isoform X2; this translates as MYASTALEKEEASWIKQEEMVRGSDLWDDTTKSNDILVKLANSAKVVDSLKDLRYKVEEAQLIKQLTEVNAIDYGLYKQAYDASIDVGNILDQYEISKLLKGPFDMAGACLVIKAGPAGIYSKLWAEQLLQMYFGWAKRLGYEGRIVDRCQIENGGIHSATIEFEFECAYGYLLGEKGVHHLIRGSPNESSQFETSSATVDVVPLFLENARDFEIDSADLIISSPSTHGKQKKQIECTVCVQHVPTGICVQSSGERSRFANKMKALNRLKAKLEVIAVEQGVDSINSIVKDKIVNLWEEETRRYVSHPYKLVHDVKTGVEMLDLNTVLDGNIGPFVAAHINTREL
- the LOC131595615 gene encoding protein GAMETE EXPRESSED 1-like, with amino-acid sequence MDHAVRLLVLILVSLSLRCESWGWFSSSKEKHYSERSYGNQASFRGSSAEFSIEAFNDPKGMKLIENAKNKMVGSNTCWQNAYQHLFAGCSEILAVDDKRSRLAWHLSDCFQRDSGRASFPQCDSKTSIATCLKSLDEFAHSVYLEFYLETNSICYQLQTHAFKHETERLVTELKSSAQYVEDKLDSIEEKSEHLIQGSKQISDSLEYVNSHAQLVAQTVKNVEGHIDVVLRHSESVYEQTKNIAISQSQLQEGQEQLGRNLEEGVALLKESYSNLGIEIEKLRDEAIEIENEVIKVGDAMSSKMNTLQSKAEDIENMAGISLDKQQQLLDGQSTALQGLNSLNEVQLKALEESRKSLQYFAEYGHRQQEELLRRQEQMQGLHNRLMENSKNILYAQESFEEKQATMFVVLDKIFALQNAMLLESRVIKAFFIYAISIFVIYMLTSTKQTYNVRPLLYLELCAALFVEVFIIRLSNDNMEQQTWIINKVRLFFMLSASAQLLYAICTYKDYERLNHEILQTLVNKINTMQKIKESSWELDMDDDVDDDVDDWSQWIDTDLPDDVNCVDDPDYIIPEEVAENSMSTSITTKNYNLRLRNRLH
- the LOC131595616 gene encoding peptide chain release factor PrfB3, chloroplastic-like isoform X1, whose translation is MATMISKSACARTAHDVGSSKWYSSLARNKNPHFGLFLRSFKIRACHSINNNNKDIYKQVGLFSLRRKIDDAVIRAEMYASTALEKEEASWIKQEEMVRGSDLWDDTTKSNDILVKLANSAKVVDSLKDLRYKVEEAQLIKQLTEVNAIDYGLYKQAYDASIDVGNILDQYEISKLLKGPFDMAGACLVIKAGPAGIYSKLWAEQLLQMYFGWAKRLGYEGRIVDRCQIENGGIHSATIEFEFECAYGYLLGEKGVHHLIRGSPNESSQFETSSATVDVVPLFLENARDFEIDSADLIISSPSTHGKQKKQIECTVCVQHVPTGICVQSSGERSRFANKMKALNRLKAKLEVIAVEQGVDSINSIVKDKIVNLWEEETRRYVSHPYKLVHDVKTGVEMLDLNTVLDGNIGPFVAAHINTREL